AATAACCCGTAGAAAAAGTCAAGTCCAGTGTATTCGCAGAAGCTCTTCGATTTAATCCCATCCAAACTCCTCGGCGGTCGCCTGCCACCTGAGGGTGGACAGGCAGTAGCTGCCGTCGGCGAATTGCCTGAGATAGCCGAGCTTGACGGCTTTGGTGGCCTGTTCGATAATCTCGTGCTTAAGCAGCTCGACGTTGCGCTGTACTGGCAGCCGTTGCTGGAAGTGAGTCAAGAGCAGCGAGAGTGGCA
The sequence above is a segment of the Nasonia vitripennis strain AsymCx chromosome 3, Nvit_psr_1.1, whole genome shotgun sequence genome. Coding sequences within it:
- the LOC107980885 gene encoding uncharacterized protein LOC107980885, whose product is MSVRSNRTSRASSGHCSLTAKLVRDAVKELEKRRQRVPLSLLLTHFQQRLPVQRNVELLKHEIIEQATKAVKLGYLRQFADGSYCLSTLRWQATAEEFGWD